One window from the genome of Salvia miltiorrhiza cultivar Shanhuang (shh) chromosome 7, IMPLAD_Smil_shh, whole genome shotgun sequence encodes:
- the LOC130995735 gene encoding pectate lyase-like: MASINSKTSTILLGLLCLVAVLPKSNAGIAEMDDYLKKKAEQSHEEYVNAYVPNPEAVADEISKEVGETMEKQITKRRHLKEDGNMATNPIDRCWRGDKNWADNRKRLADCVLGFGRHTTGGKDGKFYAVTDNSDDDVDNPRPGTLRHAVIQEEPLWIIFDHNMVIRLKEELIFASDKTIDGRGANVRIAYGAGLTLQFVHNIIIHNIRIHNIVPAHGGLIRDAVDHIGLRTMSDGDAISIFGSNNIWIDHVSLSKATDGLIDAIEGSTAITISNCKFNNHNAVMLLGAHDSSTQDKLMQATVAFNRFGEGLVQRMPRCRWGFFHIINNYYSHWQMYAIGGSAGPTIISQGNRYKASDNSNTKQVTKREYTLKEEWMKWQWQSEGDVFVNGAYFTDSGPKIKHSHWSASIKEHIMKFRPGSYAGRLSRYAGALKCVAGKLC; this comes from the exons ATGGCGTCCATTAATAGCAAGACTTCCACTATCCTCCTCGGTTTGCTATGTTTAGTTGCAGTGCTGCCAAAATCTAATGCAGGAATTGCAGAAATGGATGATTATCTCAAGAAAAAGGCTGAGCAATCTCATGAAGAGTATGTCAATGCTTATGTTCCCAACCCTGAGGCAGTTGCTGATGAAATCAGTAAAGAAGTTGGCGA GACAATGGAGAAGCAGATTACGAAGAGGAGGCACCTCAAGGAAGACGGCAACATGGCTACGAACCCCATCGACAGGTGCTGGCGCGGTGACAAGAACTGGGCCGACAACCGGAAGAGGCTGGCCGACTGTGTCCTCGGCTTCGGCCGCCACACAACCGGTGGCAAAGACGGAAAATTCTACGCGGTGACAGATAACTCGGACGATGATGTGGACAACCCTAGGCCCGGCACCCTCCGGCATGCCGTGATCCAGGAAGAGCCGCTGTGGATCATCTTCGACCACAACATGGTGATCAGGCTCAAGGAGGAGCTCATCTTTGCGAGCGACAAGACCATCGACGGGCGGGGTGCCAACGTTCGCATCGCCTACGGCGCCGGCCTCACGCTCCAGTTCGTCCACAACATCATCATCCACAACATCCGGATCCACAACATCGTCCCGGCCCACGGCGGGCTGATCAGGGACGCCGTCGACCACATTGGTCTCCGCACCATGAGCGATGGTGACGCCATCTCCATCTTCGGCTCCAACAACATCTGGATCGACCACGTCTCCCTGTCCAAAGCGACCGACGGCCTCATCGACGCCATTGAGGGCTCCACCGCCATCACCATCTCCAACTGCAAATTCAACAACCACAATGCT GTGATGCTTCTTGGAGCACATGATAGTTCTACTCAAGATAAACTGATGCAAGCCACGGTTGCATTCAACCGTTTTGGTGAAGGTTTGGTGCAGAGAATGCCGAGGTGCAGATGGGGTTTCTTTCACATCATCAACAACTACTATTCCCACTGGCAAATGTATGCCATTGGCGGCAGCGCCGGCCCCACCATCATCAGCCAGGGCAATCGATACAAGGCTTCAGACAACTCCAACACCAAGCAG GTGACTAAGAGGGAGTACACTCTCAAGGAGGAGTGGATGAAGTGGCAATGGCAATCCGAAGGCGACGTGTTTGTGAACGGAGCCTACTTCACCGATTCTGGTCCCAAGATCAAACACAGCCATTGGAGTGCTTCGATCAAGGAACACATAATGAAGTTCAGACCGGGCTCGTATGCAGGCAGGCTATCGCGGTATGCAGGCGCCCTCAAGTGCGTTGCAGGGAAACTGTGTTGA